Proteins from one Methanofastidiosum sp. genomic window:
- the leuS gene encoding leucine--tRNA ligase codes for MILLEIEEKWQNMWEEARIFYSDPNNKKKFFVNFPYPYVNGFMHLGHSFSLMRAEVFARYKRMCGYNAIFPFGFHATGTPIVAAAERVKDGEKSQIDILEKMEVPKELIPKFSDPEFWVTYFPEESIKDLKLLGLCVDWRRSFITTSLNPYYDKFIRWQFNKLKEKNFVVKGEHPVTWCPKCNNPIGDHARLEGEGITPEEIILLKFKFDGKVLPAATYRVETVFGVTNMWMNPDVKYVETEVDGEIWIISPVAAEKLINQKHKIKIIRELGPKELIGKSCKNPLTGENIPILPATFVSPEIGTGVVMSVPSHAPYDYIALKDIQTNPLKYGVSEELVKNIKPISLIVVEDFGKNPAIEISEKMGISSQEDVDKLEEATNIIYKKEFHQGILNERTGKYKGIKVSDVKKVIVTEFINDGVATLFHELPGKVVCRCLTQGVVKIVSDQWFLAYGSPEWKDLAKKCLAQMNIYPEKARKQFEYVLDWLKDWACTREFGLGTKLPWDEKWVIESLSDSTIYMAYYTLAKYFEDPSYKINSEKLDDYFFDYIYLDKGNLEEVATKSGLSKELISDMKKEFEYWYPFDFRNSGKDLIQNHLSFCIFNHAAIFPEKLWPKGFGVNGWVLVDGEKMSKSKGNFYTIKQIVKMYGADSARITLMNGGEGLDDPNWDSEFARTITDKLKNWQDFCIENYGKGRTEKLYIDRWFLSTLDKAIKETTEAMEDTNFRTALSKGFFDLQRDLKWYLKRCLNSPNKEVISEVIKTQTLMLTPFTPHICEEIWEKLGFDPFISNASWPEYKEEMIDKVSEESENYIEEVVNDIREIINVLSRGEQKNLEKIEVFTAESWKWDLIEVIKSEDNMGEAIKSAMSNENFRKNGKDVNLIIQRCFKNRYFPERFDEKEVLNEAKTFLEEEFKAEIRIDPQEDPGNDRKKSLPRKPGIHIYFK; via the coding sequence ATGATTCTATTGGAAATTGAAGAAAAGTGGCAGAACATGTGGGAAGAAGCCAGAATTTTTTATTCTGATCCCAATAATAAGAAAAAATTTTTTGTAAACTTTCCTTACCCATACGTTAATGGATTCATGCATCTTGGCCATTCCTTTTCCCTGATGAGGGCAGAAGTTTTTGCCAGATACAAAAGAATGTGCGGATACAATGCCATATTCCCTTTTGGATTTCACGCTACTGGAACACCAATAGTTGCAGCTGCCGAGAGAGTAAAAGATGGAGAAAAGTCCCAGATTGATATCCTAGAAAAGATGGAGGTTCCAAAAGAGTTAATTCCAAAATTTTCTGATCCAGAATTTTGGGTTACTTATTTCCCAGAAGAATCAATTAAAGACCTAAAGCTTCTAGGCCTTTGTGTTGACTGGAGAAGAAGCTTCATAACAACATCACTTAATCCATATTACGATAAATTCATCAGGTGGCAATTCAACAAATTAAAAGAAAAGAACTTTGTTGTTAAAGGGGAACATCCAGTTACTTGGTGTCCAAAATGTAATAATCCAATTGGAGACCATGCAAGGCTTGAAGGGGAAGGTATTACTCCCGAAGAAATAATATTACTTAAATTCAAATTTGATGGAAAGGTGCTGCCTGCAGCCACATACAGAGTTGAAACTGTATTTGGTGTAACAAATATGTGGATGAATCCAGATGTAAAATATGTAGAAACAGAAGTTGACGGAGAAATCTGGATCATCTCTCCCGTTGCTGCAGAGAAACTAATTAATCAAAAACATAAAATTAAGATTATTAGAGAATTAGGCCCTAAAGAACTTATTGGAAAATCATGTAAAAATCCTTTGACTGGTGAAAACATACCAATTCTTCCTGCAACTTTTGTTTCCCCAGAAATAGGGACAGGTGTTGTAATGTCTGTTCCGTCACATGCCCCATACGACTATATTGCATTAAAAGATATACAGACTAATCCTTTAAAATATGGGGTTTCTGAAGAACTGGTAAAGAATATAAAGCCTATATCATTGATAGTTGTAGAAGATTTTGGTAAGAATCCGGCAATTGAGATCTCTGAAAAGATGGGAATTTCCTCACAAGAAGACGTTGATAAACTTGAAGAAGCAACTAATATCATCTATAAGAAAGAATTCCATCAGGGCATATTAAACGAGAGAACTGGAAAATATAAAGGCATAAAAGTTTCTGATGTAAAGAAAGTAATTGTTACTGAGTTTATTAATGATGGTGTTGCAACACTATTTCACGAACTCCCTGGAAAAGTAGTATGTAGATGCCTTACCCAAGGAGTAGTTAAAATAGTATCTGACCAGTGGTTTTTAGCATACGGAAGCCCAGAGTGGAAAGATCTGGCCAAGAAATGTCTAGCTCAGATGAACATTTATCCTGAAAAGGCTAGAAAACAGTTTGAGTACGTTCTTGACTGGTTAAAAGACTGGGCATGTACGAGAGAGTTTGGGCTTGGAACAAAACTCCCTTGGGATGAAAAGTGGGTTATCGAATCACTTTCAGACTCTACAATCTATATGGCATATTATACTTTGGCGAAGTATTTTGAAGATCCATCTTACAAAATTAATTCTGAGAAACTAGATGATTATTTCTTCGATTATATTTACTTGGATAAAGGCAACTTAGAAGAAGTCGCAACTAAAAGTGGATTATCGAAAGAGTTAATTTCTGATATGAAAAAGGAATTTGAGTATTGGTATCCTTTTGATTTCAGAAATAGTGGAAAGGATTTAATTCAAAATCATCTTTCATTCTGTATCTTTAATCATGCAGCAATCTTTCCAGAGAAGCTCTGGCCCAAGGGATTTGGAGTTAATGGCTGGGTTTTGGTAGATGGAGAAAAGATGAGTAAATCCAAAGGTAACTTCTATACAATAAAGCAAATTGTAAAGATGTATGGCGCTGATTCTGCAAGAATTACTTTAATGAATGGAGGAGAGGGACTAGATGACCCCAACTGGGACAGTGAATTTGCAAGGACCATTACAGATAAATTGAAAAATTGGCAGGATTTCTGTATTGAAAACTACGGAAAAGGTAGGACTGAAAAACTATATATAGATAGGTGGTTCTTATCTACTCTGGATAAAGCAATAAAAGAAACAACTGAAGCAATGGAAGATACCAATTTCAGGACAGCCCTTTCAAAAGGTTTCTTTGATTTACAGAGGGACCTTAAGTGGTATCTTAAAAGATGTCTTAACTCACCAAACAAAGAGGTCATTTCTGAAGTCATTAAAACTCAGACGCTCATGTTGACTCCTTTTACCCCTCACATATGTGAAGAAATTTGGGAAAAACTTGGTTTTGATCCATTTATTTCAAATGCTTCTTGGCCAGAATATAAAGAAGAGATGATTGATAAAGTTTCCGAAGAAAGTGAAAACTATATTGAAGAAGTCGTTAATGACATAAGAGAAATCATAAACGTTCTTTCTAGAGGAGAGCAGAAAAATTTAGAAAAAATTGAAGTTTTTACTGCAGAAAGCTGGAAGTGGGACCTTATCGAAGTCATTAAGAGTGAAGACAATATGGGAGAAGCAATTAAATCGGCAATGTCAAATGAAAATTTCAGAAAAAATGGAAAGGATGTAAATCTTATAATACAAAGATGTTTTAAGAATAGGTACTTCCCTGAAAGATTCGATGAGAAAGAAGTACTTAACGAAGCAAAGACATTCTTAGAAGAGGAATTCAAGGCCGAGATTAGAATAGATCCTCAAGAAGATCCTGGAAATGATAGAAAGAAATCCCTTCCAAGAAAACCCGGAATTCACATCTATTTTAAATAA
- a CDS encoding cation:proton antiporter (subunit G of antiporter complex involved in resistance to high concentrations of Na+, K+, Li+ and/or alkali), translating to MNVYSYMELILPYFYLIAGMGLIGVALGLFRFGQRKNIVYARLHILGVMDVVCILVIIFLGNPVAILAALAHFFLMPFAVHSISWADLTEAEDYV from the coding sequence ATGAACGTATATTCTTATATGGAACTAATACTCCCTTATTTCTATTTAATTGCAGGAATGGGATTAATAGGTGTCGCTTTAGGTCTTTTTAGATTTGGACAGAGAAAAAACATAGTATATGCAAGACTTCATATTTTAGGCGTTATGGATGTTGTTTGCATTCTTGTTATTATCTTCCTTGGCAACCCTGTGGCAATTTTAGCCGCATTGGCGCACTTTTTCCTAATGCCATTTGCAGTTCATTCAATCTCTTGGGCAGATTTAACGGAGGCAGAGGATTATGTTTGA
- a CDS encoding energy conserving hydrogenase EhbF (hydrogenase possibly involved in anabolic CO2 assimilation), with protein sequence MLNNSTLIPLMVVLPLIMAIVVNFLHQKDKSVKFISIVSLVVFVFVPIVTLYGVHLFSGHLRTGSFPEISKLLIPEVYMGIVYSYGTVQKILMLVLTVLTGFSVLMVINKKMVSGVYIAMIFISLASTSAIVLADDIFNFFVFTEVLVVAQVALVIAVQETKSFKAGFKYMIFGTISGASILLGIALLLGSYGLLNITDLSNAIKAGGALNPIGLSAAALLTLGWLYESGLFPFHIIKSNMYENAKPEISALLQVQSKIVLVAMAIILFRVFSGFALLKSVMLGFAIFTVVIGSVMALQQVELRKLLSFVAVSQAGLVGIGLGLGTTFGIAAGIFHAVNDVLSMAILFFVASFVYDKFKTTKLDELGEGLQVVPLVGFVMLLATLAISGVPPFNSYQSEWRLIQAATQAGAPELAILIILLSLATFVAIIKAFYMIFMKPGSKVEFDPEVRGNMFKAIIVVLILACLAIGLFPHMIYDPIYNFVVSLGV encoded by the coding sequence ATGTTAAACAATAGTACTTTGATCCCATTAATGGTAGTACTTCCACTTATAATGGCTATAGTTGTAAACTTTCTTCATCAAAAAGATAAATCAGTAAAGTTTATTTCCATAGTATCTTTGGTAGTATTTGTCTTTGTACCCATAGTTACTTTGTATGGTGTGCATTTATTTAGTGGTCACCTTAGGACGGGTAGTTTCCCTGAAATATCAAAGTTGTTAATACCTGAAGTTTACATGGGAATCGTGTATTCTTATGGAACGGTGCAGAAAATATTAATGCTAGTTTTGACAGTTCTTACAGGATTTAGCGTTCTAATGGTTATCAATAAAAAGATGGTTTCAGGAGTATATATAGCCATGATTTTCATTAGTTTGGCTTCAACTAGTGCTATAGTATTGGCTGATGATATATTCAACTTCTTCGTTTTCACTGAAGTTTTAGTAGTTGCACAAGTAGCTCTTGTAATTGCAGTTCAAGAAACAAAAAGTTTCAAAGCAGGATTCAAATACATGATTTTCGGAACAATTTCAGGAGCCTCAATATTATTGGGTATAGCTCTTCTGTTAGGTTCATACGGACTTCTTAATATAACAGACTTATCAAACGCCATTAAAGCGGGCGGAGCATTAAATCCAATTGGACTCTCTGCAGCAGCGCTATTGACTTTAGGATGGCTATATGAATCAGGTCTTTTCCCATTTCACATAATAAAATCCAATATGTATGAAAATGCAAAACCTGAAATATCTGCATTACTGCAAGTTCAATCTAAGATAGTACTTGTAGCTATGGCCATAATTCTCTTCAGAGTTTTCTCTGGATTTGCCCTCCTAAAATCTGTAATGTTGGGATTTGCCATATTTACAGTCGTAATAGGATCTGTTATGGCATTGCAGCAAGTTGAACTCAGAAAGCTCCTATCATTTGTAGCAGTATCTCAGGCAGGGCTTGTTGGAATAGGTTTAGGCCTTGGAACTACATTTGGTATCGCAGCAGGTATTTTCCATGCAGTAAATGATGTTTTAAGCATGGCAATTCTATTCTTTGTTGCAAGTTTTGTCTATGATAAATTCAAAACAACAAAATTAGATGAACTTGGAGAAGGACTACAAGTAGTTCCTTTAGTTGGATTTGTGATGTTATTAGCAACTCTAGCTATATCTGGAGTTCCACCATTTAATTCATATCAAAGCGAATGGAGATTAATCCAAGCTGCAACTCAAGCAGGAGCACCTGAACTTGCTATACTAATCATATTATTGAGTTTAGCAACATTTGTAGCAATAATTAAGGCATTCTACATGATTTTCATGAAACCAGGGTCAAAAGTCGAATTTGATCCTGAGGTAAGAGGAAATATGTTCAAAGCCATTATAGTAGTACTAATACTAGCGTGCCTTGCAATAGGATTGTTCCCACATATGATCTATGATCCTATATACAATTTTGTTGTTTCCTTGGGGGTGTGA
- a CDS encoding cation:proton antiporter (subunit E of antiporter complex involved in resistance to high concentrations of Na+, K+, Li+ and/or alkali): protein MRPFWGIVYFIGLVYYIIVSARDVFIQCVNGKIDPVVMEIDTVLKRPVSMTILANSITLTPGTLTIDIFPEKQKLLVAVISPRSQKDVIPFEGWIKKMVED, encoded by the coding sequence ATGAGACCATTTTGGGGTATTGTCTATTTTATAGGATTGGTATATTATATCATTGTTTCAGCAAGAGACGTTTTTATTCAATGTGTTAATGGTAAAATTGATCCTGTCGTAATGGAAATCGATACAGTTCTTAAGAGGCCTGTATCTATGACGATTCTTGCCAATAGTATAACCCTTACCCCTGGAACTCTAACGATTGATATCTTTCCAGAAAAGCAGAAATTGCTTGTAGCTGTTATTTCCCCAAGAAGCCAAAAGGATGTTATTCCTTTTGAGGGGTGGATAAAAAAGATGGTGGAGGATTAA
- a CDS encoding MarC family protein, translating into MLGTLLQLVILFFVVIDPLASFFVFYATSSTMVPKERQKTGVLAILIAVFLCFLVLILGQRLLELFSTTLDEFRIAGGIVLTILGIKMVLGEPLVNTHDKKENSARALASIIATPLITGPATIFTIIIASNDYGKVLTGIAVGIVLLITVLLFLMSNKVKKVLGDTATQVATTILGLVTLSWGVKFIILGIKNIF; encoded by the coding sequence ATGTTAGGAACTTTATTACAGCTTGTCATTTTATTTTTCGTAGTTATTGACCCTCTTGCAAGTTTCTTTGTTTTTTACGCTACGTCCTCCACAATGGTTCCTAAAGAAAGGCAAAAAACGGGGGTTTTGGCAATACTAATCGCCGTATTTTTATGCTTCCTAGTCCTTATTTTAGGTCAGCGTTTATTGGAACTTTTCAGCACCACTCTTGATGAGTTCAGAATAGCCGGAGGGATAGTACTCACCATCTTAGGAATAAAAATGGTTTTAGGAGAGCCTTTGGTAAATACTCATGACAAGAAAGAAAACTCTGCCAGAGCCTTAGCATCTATTATTGCAACTCCGCTAATAACAGGCCCTGCCACAATATTTACAATAATTATAGCAAGTAATGACTATGGAAAAGTTCTGACAGGGATTGCAGTAGGCATTGTTCTTTTAATTACAGTATTATTATTCCTTATGTCAAATAAAGTAAAAAAAGTATTGGGTGACACTGCGACTCAAGTTGCAACCACCATCCTAGGTCTTGTAACCCTATCTTGGGGAGTTAAATTCATAATTCTAGGTATAAAAAATATTTTCTAA
- a CDS encoding DUF4040 domain-containing protein has product MFDYILLFAVALSALMAIIQENLYKSIIILAFESFSLAAIFHFLLATDVAAVQAILGAALLPGLFIVALYKTTQGRDE; this is encoded by the coding sequence ATGTTTGATTATATATTATTATTTGCAGTAGCTTTGTCAGCCTTAATGGCAATAATCCAGGAAAATCTTTACAAGAGCATTATTATTCTAGCTTTTGAAAGTTTTTCTTTAGCGGCAATATTCCATTTCTTACTTGCCACAGACGTAGCTGCAGTACAAGCAATTTTAGGTGCTGCTTTACTGCCGGGTCTTTTCATTGTAGCTTTGTACAAAACGACACAAGGGAGGGATGAATAA
- a CDS encoding cation:proton antiporter subunit C, translating into MEPFQVGSFLTAGILVVTGLWALLMMDNILKKIIGANLIGDGVNLVLISIGYRPGGFIPEVMHHFHATATPSNYSHLLEFGEFASNASYSLPFALVLTNIVIGASTLSVMLALAVVLYHKYHTLSVQKMFEGDE; encoded by the coding sequence ATGGAACCATTTCAAGTAGGTTCATTCCTTACAGCAGGAATACTGGTTGTAACGGGTTTATGGGCACTTTTAATGATGGATAATATCCTAAAAAAGATAATTGGTGCAAATCTAATCGGTGATGGGGTCAATCTAGTTTTAATTAGTATTGGTTACAGGCCGGGTGGATTTATTCCTGAAGTTATGCACCATTTCCACGCCACAGCCACACCATCAAACTATTCACATTTGTTGGAGTTTGGAGAATTTGCTAGCAATGCTTCATACTCACTCCCCTTTGCATTAGTTCTAACAAATATTGTTATCGGTGCATCTACACTTTCAGTAATGTTGGCACTTGCAGTCGTTTTATATCATAAATACCACACGTTAAGTGTTCAAAAAATGTTTGAGGGGGACGAATAA